A genomic window from Xyrauchen texanus isolate HMW12.3.18 chromosome 15, RBS_HiC_50CHRs, whole genome shotgun sequence includes:
- the stx12l gene encoding syntaxin-12 has product MSYGMMDSCHSQPRDFNNLTQTCSSNIQKITQNTGQIKSMLFQLGTRPDTPDLQDRLQQMQHYTNQLAKETNRHLKDLGSLPQPQSPSEQRQQRIQKDRLMNNFSAALNNFQVVQRRAAERERESVARARGGSRFLVDESNQDEQLVTFEKNEGWKIQTEEEPFTEEDLELIKDRETNIRQLESDIMDVNQIFKDLAVMIHDQGDMIDSIEANVESAEVHVERGAEQLHQAAYHQRKSRKRMCILALVLSLVVTVFAIIIWQAIR; this is encoded by the exons aTGTCTTACGGAATGATGGACAGCTGTCACTCACAGCCGAGAGATTTCAACAACCTCACTCAGACATGCAGCTCAAACATCCAGAAAATCACACAAAACA CTGGCCAAATTAAAAGCATGTTGTTCCAACTGGGTACCAGACCTGATACACCAGATCTCCAGGACAGACT ACAGCAGATGCAGCATTACACAAACCAGTTGGCAAAAGAGACCAACAGACACCTGAAAGACCTGGGCTCTTTACCTCAGCCACAGTCCCCTTCAGAACAG CGGCAGCAGAGAATTCAGAAAGACCGTCTGATGAACAACTTCTCAGCTGCCCTCAACAACTTTCAAGTGGTCCAGCGTCGAGCAGCAGAGAGGGAGCGTGAGTCAGTGGCGCGGGCACGAGGGGGCTCTAGATTTTTG gttgatGAGAGCAATCAAGATGAACAGCTTGTGACGTTTGAAAA AAATGAAGGGTGGAAAATACAGACAGAGGAGGAGCCTTTCACAGAAGAAGACCTGGAGCTTATTAAAGATAGAGAGACCAACATCCGTCAGCTGGag TCAGATATTATGGACGTGAACCAGATCTTCAAGGACCTGGCGGTAATGATCCATGACCAAGGTGACATGATAG ACAGCATTGAAGCAAATGTTGAGAGTGCTGAGGTGCATGTGGAGAGAGGAGCAGAACAACTCCACCAGGCAGCGTACCATCAG AGGAAGTCCCGCAAGAGGATGTGTATTCTGGCTCTTGTCTTGTCGCTAGTGGTGACCGTCTTTGCGATAATTATTTGGCAAGCAATCAGATAA